The stretch of DNA CCCAGAATCCAATCCACAAACGTGTAATCTGAAAGATCCACCGTTCCGTTTTCCACCATTTCATTGCTGCAGGATTCAAACGAGAGGCCGTTCTCGGAAACAGGAGCGGCATGAAGTCGGATAAAATTCCTGGTATTGGTTGATTTTTGACGGTCGTAACCGTAAACCAACAGCACTTTTGGGACACGGTTTCCGGTTTGAACAGCAAGTACTTCACCGGGAGAGCTTTCCTCGCCCGTTGTGTCGATGGATACCAGCCGCACGTAAGTGGGCTGATCGGGCATCAACGAATCGATGGTGAATGAAGAATCGCTTTCCTCTTCAAGAAAATTGAAGCTGCGCCCGTCGGTGCTTGTAAAGACCTTCACCCGTGAGATATCGGGAAATTTCTGCCAGACGATTTCCGCCATTTGGGGCCCGATCCGCTTGACCAGATACGGGGGTGCCTGCACAAAAAGTTGGTCGAAACGCCGGGGCGTGTAATCGCCCCAGTAAACGGCTCGCCGAACCACCTTTGCGGCGCTCCCGGAGGCCTCGTAAACAATGGGGCGCCCGTCCGGGGCACGCATGTCGAACAGGCGGACATGGCTGTGGGGTTTGTTGAGAATGTCTCCCTGTTTCAATTGGCTGCGAGCGATTTCAGTCGAATAGTTGGGAAGGGTTGCCGTGGACTGCCGCGGGATTTCCCAGCACCGCGAAACGTAGGCCGAGCAGTCAATCCCTGTGGCCCAGGGAGGAACCCCGCCGTAATAATTGTAATGGCACAGGTGACTTCCGGCCCCGTCACCGGCGGCAATCCGTTGCAGGAACCGTTCAACGGAGTCATTTCCGCCGTAGGAATAGGCTTCCCCGCGAAACGTGCCGCCCGCATAAAAATCGCACGGCTGACATCCGCCCGACGTGTAGGGATGATTCACATTTGCCGATGAACACGTCCAAACCACCTCGGCAAAGGTTTTGGCGTTTTCCATGATTTGTTCACGGGTAATGGCCTGGGCCTGTGTGGCTAAGAACGCCAAAAAAATAAACATTCCAAATTTTGAAAGATGATTAAATATCCTCATTGGCGCCATTCCCATTTTAGGATTGAAAAACTCTCAGGCAAAATTCGCATGAAATAAATAGTCCCTTTTGCGTCAATTGTAATAGGTCTGTGGATGTCCGCGATGTTTTCATTGGGAATATCAATTTTCGCCATCAGCTTACCGTCGGGCGAATAACGGAGGACAGAAAATACGGATTTCCCGGGTTCAGGGAGGATTTCTTCCAACACGTAAAAATTATTCTTTTGGTCGGAATTGAGGTACTGAACGGCACCCAGATGGGCCTGCGGTGAAATTGAGATTGTGTGGGTATTGCGTCCCGAAGCGTCCAAAACCCAGATTTCCCCTGCGTCTTCGGACTTCCAGAGCGTTCGATAGCGGTTTTTCCCAAACCGTCCGGCCAATCCTTCAAGAGGCTGAGCCGTTGCCTTCAGGAGCGAGGGGATCTGCGAAATGGTTTTAATCTGCGATTGATCAAGCAATGCGTAGGTTTTTTGCTCCGATGTGAGCACCACCAATCGGTCGTTTTGCCAACGGATACCCTCCAATAAATTGATCGAAGACGGAACCAGAAAGCTTTTTTTAAATCTCCCCAGCGTATCGATGATGGAAATTTGGCCGTCGTAGGGGGCCAGCAGGTAAAGCCATCCGTTGGGCCCGGATGTAATGTCCATGGCACGGGAGCGAATGGGAAACGCCCGGATAAACCGGCCGTCCTCTCGAAATCCCTGCACACGGCTGTTCACCAGATCGATTACCCAGAGGTTACCCGACGCGTCTACGGTAAGGGCTTCGGGCGCCACTCCTTCGGCCTCCTTAAGCAGCCCAAATTGTCCCGGCGCCGAGCCCCAGGGCGTCTGAAGAAGAACCGTTCGGGAATAACTCCCTCCCTTCGAACAGGAAACAAAACTTAGCAGTAAGAAAACCGAAAACCAGC from Calditrichota bacterium encodes:
- a CDS encoding T9SS type A sorting domain-containing protein, giving the protein MFIFLAFLATQAQAITREQIMENAKTFAEVVWTCSSANVNHPYTSGGCQPCDFYAGGTFRGEAYSYGGNDSVERFLQRIAAGDGAGSHLCHYNYYGGVPPWATGIDCSAYVSRCWEIPRQSTATLPNYSTEIARSQLKQGDILNKPHSHVRLFDMRAPDGRPIVYEASGSAAKVVRRAVYWGDYTPRRFDQLFVQAPPYLVKRIGPQMAEIVWQKFPDISRVKVFTSTDGRSFNFLEEESDSSFTIDSLMPDQPTYVRLVSIDTTGEESSPGEVLAVQTGNRVPKVLLVYGYDRQKSTNTRNFIRLHAAPVSENGLSFESCSNEMVENGTVDLSDYTFVDWILGEESTADHTFSAAEQEKAEAYLEGGGGLFVSGSEIAWDLDYKNNGREFFRNYLKSQYVRDDAKRFSVTGISGETLSPLGSFRFGDGTHGTYLVKYADCISPVNGGRADLLYTGTSYTAGVDFEGTFGTGTEIGRVMYWGFPFETITIDSVRKKAMGRILGFMGFTIAGVNPESHSSGAPDRFYLSAVFPNPVRQRTLYSSGVTLQVRLSNSQIPATISVYNVLGQLIVKQKILQPGSHRFVWKGKNQLGQPVSSGLYLYQIQVGNRRFSRKISILK